AAACGATGAACGAAGCCGCGCGCAAACTTGCGCCCGCTCTCTCTAACGAGCCTCACTACCGCGAAGCCCCAAGCAATCTTGAGGCAGAACAGGCTCTGCTGGGCGCGATCCTGGTCAATAATGACGCCTATTATCGCGTTTCCGACTTTTTGAAGCCGGGTCATTTCCATGAACCGCTGCACCGGAAGATTTTCGAGGTTGCAGGCGACATCATACGCATGGGCAAGATCGCCCATCCGGTGACGATCAAGACCTTTCTTCCCGCCGAAACCAAGGTCGGCGATCTGACGCTGGCACAATATCTCGGTCGTCTGGCCGGGGAAGCCGTCACCATCATCAACGCGGAAGACTATGGCCGCGCGATCTACGATCTGGCTCTGCGTCGCGCGCTGATCACCATCGGCGAGGACATGGTGAACATCGCCTATGACGCGCCGCTCGACATGCCGCCGCAGACGCAGATCGAGGATACCGAGCGTCGCCTGTTCGAGCTTGCGGAAACGGGTCGCTACGATGGCGGATTCCAGACCTTTTCCGATGCCGTGGCCCAGGCCATCGACATGGCTGGCACCGCGTTCGAGCGCGATGGCCACTTGTCCGGCATCTCAACCGGTATCATGTCGCTGGATGCGAAGATGGGCGGGCTGCAAAGGTCTGACTTGATCGTTCTCGCCGGACGCCCCGGCATGGGTAAAACCTCTCTGGCCACGAATATTGCCTACAATATTGCGGCAGCCTATGAGCCGGAAGTGCTTCCCGATGGCTCTTTCAAAGCCAAGAATGGCGGCGTTGTGGGCTTCTATTCGCTTGAAATGTCCTCCGAACAGCTGGCCACGCGTATCATCTCCGAACAGACCGAGGTTTCCTCCTCGAAGATTCGTCGTGGTGACATCACCGAGGCGGATTTCGAAAAGCTGGTTGCCTGCAG
The window above is part of the Rhizobium rhizoryzae genome. Proteins encoded here:
- a CDS encoding replicative DNA helicase — encoded protein: MNEAARKLAPALSNEPHYREAPSNLEAEQALLGAILVNNDAYYRVSDFLKPGHFHEPLHRKIFEVAGDIIRMGKIAHPVTIKTFLPAETKVGDLTLAQYLGRLAGEAVTIINAEDYGRAIYDLALRRALITIGEDMVNIAYDAPLDMPPQTQIEDTERRLFELAETGRYDGGFQTFSDAVAQAIDMAGTAFERDGHLSGISTGIMSLDAKMGGLQRSDLIVLAGRPGMGKTSLATNIAYNIAAAYEPEVLPDGSFKAKNGGVVGFYSLEMSSEQLATRIISEQTEVSSSKIRRGDITEADFEKLVACSQMMQKVPLFIDQTGGISIAQLSARARRLKRQRGLDVLVVDYIQLMTGSGKSGENRVQEVTQITTGLKALGKELNVPIIALSQLSRQVESREDKRPQLSDLRESGSIEQDADVVLFVFREEYYVKNMEPRDISDPKYPEWEQQMEKVKGTADVIIAKQRHGPTGTVKLAFQSEFTRFADLADPSFIQYEEH